In Corylus avellana chromosome ca2, CavTom2PMs-1.0, the following proteins share a genomic window:
- the LOC132171739 gene encoding potassium transporter 5-like, whose translation MSDDVVEAISEVNGEVSQELQEKKLSWKKLPRYDSLDIESRHFPGSQNGHASKGVKWSVILQLAFQSIGVVYGDIGTSPLYVYSSTFPNGINHKDDILGVLSLIFYTLTLIPLLKYILIVLRANDNGEGGTFAIYSLICRYANVSLIPNQQAEDCDVSNYKLEVQNNRLRRATWLKSKLEKSKFAKVLLLLVSMLGTSMVIGDGVLTPCISVLSAVGGIKEKAPSAMTEDRIVWISAAILVLLFMAQRFGTDKVGYSFAPIICIWFALIGGIGLYNFIKFDPNVYKAINPKYIVDYFRRNKKNAWISLGGVVLAITGTEALFADLGHFTVRSIQISMCCVAYPALLLAYTGQASFLRNNMDLVSDTFFKSTPGSLFWPMFVVAVLASIIASQAMISGTFSVIQQSLSLGCFPRVKVVHTSAKYEGQVYVPEVNYLLMLACVAVTLSFRTTTKIGNAYGIAVVFVMTLTSTFLVLVMIMIWKSHILLIISYILIIGSVELLYLSSTLYKFNQGGYLPLAFAAILMAVMFVWNYVFQRKYYYELDHKISPDKLKEITADTSICRIPGLAMFYSELVQGIPPIFKHYVENVPALHSVLVFVSIKSLPISKVPVEERFLFRQVEPKELNVFRCVVRYGYTDVHNEQESFEKILIERLKNFVRDDFLFFQRMLDNNGEKDREIVDDGLVNGQENENEAVQNKQEEAVEREIEAVDKAWHAGIVHLFGETEVVASKESGIGKRIVIDYAYNFLKRNLRQSDEVFDIPHKRLLKVGMTYEL comes from the exons ATGTCTGATGATGTGGTAGAAGCCATCAGTGAAGTAAATGGAGAAGTTTCTCAAGAGCTCCAAGAGAAGAAACTTTCGTGGAAAAAGCTGCCTCGATATGACTCTTTGGACATCGAGTCCCGCCACTTTCCTGGTTCTCAAAACGGCCATGCCTCAAAG ggtgtAAAATGGTCAGTGATCTTGCAGCTAGCATTCCAAAGTATTGGAGTGGTGTATGGGGACATTGGTACCTCACCACTGTACGTATATTCCAGCACTTTCCCCAATGGTATCAACCACAAAGACGACATCCTGGGTGTACTTTCTTTGATCTTCTATACCCTCACGTTAATTCCTCTCCTCAAGTATATCTTGATTGTCTTGCGGGCCAATGATAATGGCGAGG GAGGAACTTTTGCCATATACTCTCTCATATGCCGGTATGCGAATGTGAGTTTGATCCCTAATCAACAGGCTGAGGACTGTGACGTGTCAAATTACAAGCTGGAGGTTCAAAACAATCGTTTGCGGAGGGCAACGTGGCTCAAGTCAAAGCTAGAGAAGAGCAAGTTTGCCAAGGTTCTCCTATTGTTAGTCTCAATGCTTGGAACTTCGATGGTGATTGGAGATGGTGTTCTTACACCTTGCATTTCAG TTCTATCAGCTGTTGGAGGGATCAAGGAAAAAGCCCCATCAGCGATGACAGAAG ACAGGATTGTTTGGATATCAGCAGCTATATTGGTGCTCCTGTTCATGGCTCAGAGATTTGGAACTGACAAAGTAGGATACAGTTTTGCCCCAATAATTTGCATTTGGTTTGCACTCATTGGTGGCATTGGCCTTTacaatttcatcaaatttgACCCAAATGTTTATAAAGCCATAAACCCAAAGTACATCGTAGATTACTTTCGGAGGAACAAAAAAAACGCTTGGATTTCCCTTGGTGGTGTTGTCCTCGCCATAACAG GGACTGAGGCATTATTTGCTGATCTTGGCCACTTCACGGTTCGGTCAATCCAGATAAGCATGTGCTGTGTGGCTTATCCGGCTCTCTTATTGGCCTACACTGGACAAGCTTCCTTCCTTCGCAACAACATGGATCTTGTCTCAGATACATTTTTCAAGTCCACGCCAG GATCTTTATTTTGGCCAATGTTTGTGGTGGCCGTATTGGCATCAATCATAGCAAGTCAAGCCATGATTTCAGGGACTTTCTCAGTAATCCAACAATCCCTCTCACTGGGGTGTTTCCCTCGGGTGAAAGTAGTGCATACATCCGCTAAGTATGAAGGACAAGTTTATGTACCCGAAGTCAATTACCTTCTTATGCTGGCTTGTGTTGCAGTCACTTTGAGTTTTAGGACAACTACTAAGATCGGCAATGCATATG GGATAGCTGTGGTTTTTGTAATGACTCTCACGTCAACCTTCCTAGTATTAGTGATGATAATGATATGGAAATCCCACATACTTCTCATTATTTCCTACATTCTCATCATCGGCAGTGTAGAGCTTCTCTATCTAAGTTCAACCCTCTACAAATTTAACCAAGGAGGATATCTTCCCCTAGCCTTTGCAGCAATCCTAATGGCTGTCATGTTTGTTTGGAACTATGTGTTTCAGAGAAAGTACTATTATGAGCTTGACCACAAGATCTCTCCAGATAAGCTCAAAGAGATAACAGCTGACACAAGCATTTGTCGAATACCTGGGCTAGCCATGTTCTACTCCGAGCTTGTTCAAGGCATCCCACCAATCTTCAAGCACTATGTGGAAAATGTGCCTGCATTGCACTCAGTCCTAGTGTTTGTCTCCATTAAATCACTCCCCATAAGCAAGGTTCCGGTGGAAGAGCGTTTCCTTTTCCGTCAAGTAGAGCCTAAAGAGCTTAATGTGTTTCGTTGTGTTGTGAGATATGGATACACAGATGTGCATAACGAGCAAGAGTCGTTTGAGAAGATATTGATTGAAAGGCTCAAGAACTTCGTTAGAGatgattttctgtttttccagaGAATGTTGGATAACAATGGTGAGAAGGATAGAGAAATAGTTGATGATGGATTGGTAAATGGCCAGGAGAATGAAAATGAGGCTGTGCAAAATAAGCAAGAAGAGGCAGTTGAGAGAGAAATTGAGGCTGTGGATAAGGCATGGCACGCAGGTATTGTTCACTTATTTGGTGAGACTGAGGTGGTCGCTAGCAAAGAATCTGGTATAGGCAAAAGAATTGTTATAGATTATGCTTACAATTTCTTGAAGAGAAATTTGAGACAGAGTGACGAAGTGTTTGATATTCCACACAAGCGTTTGTTGAAAGTGGGGATGACTTATGAGCTCTAA